Part of the Salarias fasciatus chromosome 23 unlocalized genomic scaffold, fSalaFa1.1 super_scaffold_20, whole genome shotgun sequence genome, TTTGttttcaaactggaaaaaaaaaacaggctcgACATTTAAATTATGCTGACAAAAGCAGGGTGCTGCAGCCTCGTCTCACCCTCTGAGGCCGCGGGTTTCCGCCGTCCTTCCGGAAGATGATGGTGTTCCTGCTGGCGTCGGGTAAATCCTGGAGGTAAGGAGCGCCGCCGCCCACAGACAGGTTGAAGGGTTCGGCGAAGGTCAGGTAGTCGGCGGAGGCCTGTGGGAGCAGACTGGGGTTCACCGCCTTTTTCAAACCCGCGAGCGCAGACctgagcgtgtgtgtctgtgtgtgtttcacgcACGTCGAAGGGTTTCAGCTCGTACACGTGGCCGCCGGCGTTGACGCTGATCGCCTCTCCCTCGATCATGTTGATGAACTTCACCTGGGCCTCGGCGCCGGAGGGGAACTTCGgcagcgtttcctgcaggaggaggattcATGTTAGGagattcatgaaaaaaatgttaaaaagaaatCCACACGGCCCCACTTACATCGATCTGCAGCTGGATCAGGCCGGCGCAGACGAACGCCAGGGCGGCGAGGAACATGCCCACGGTCATCCTCTTCAGTGCACTGCAGGGAAAAACGGCGTCACCGGACTGGACTGATCCGATCCGACAGAAACACGATGAACACGGAATGCGGTGAATCCGACGGATTCCAGAACTCACGTGAAGTTTAAGTTGCACTTGGCGATCAGAGGGTAGATGAGACTGTCCATGATGGgcaccagaaccaggatcaggatgGGGTTGATGGTCTGGAGAGGAGACAGATCAGTCACTGTGACGGTGCGGATGACGGATCGCGCCGGCGGCAGAGTGCGATCAGCGCCGGAGTCTCACCTGCATCTGATCGGGCTGGATTGTCAGAAGCCcctgaagaaggaaaaacagaccTGCTTTAAAGAGAAATGCTTGAATTTGCGAGGCGTGACAGTGACGGCATTGATCGCTTACAAAGTCTCCGTTCATGGTCGTGGCCTGGAGGGTCCATCTGGAGCCCTGGattcgggggaggggggggtatCAGTTATTTACTAATTCACTGATCActtgttattttctgtttcagggACTTCTAACAGAGGTGTGGTGACCCCCTGCCGGTCCTACCTGCTGGTCGAACAGAGCCCAGAACATGGGCAGAGGGATGTAGAGGAACAGCACCTTCAGCACCATCTTCACCTGAGCAATCAGGAGTttctaaacaacacaaacatgagCGGTAATTAACATCCCTGgatgtcttttttgtttttttggttagTTTTTAATGGCTGTATGAACTACCCACATCGTATTTCTCCTCAGCCCAGTCCATCCAGTGCTCCCTCTTGGGGTAGGCGGAGCTGCGATGCCTGAAGCGGTTCTTGATGgcaaactgtaaaaaaacagGCAAAGACCAGCGTGAGAATAAAAGCTCACACGGAAGCTTTTCTGCAGCGAAAATCTCCTCCGGAGACCTCCTTACCCCGACGCATCTGCAGAACTTCACCATGATGTTGCCCTGAGGGGCGGTTTTAGTGTACATCCCACTTCCGACGATGAAGACGACTGCAGACACGGCAGAGATTCACCAGTATTAAACGACACCGCAGCAGAGCAGCAAATATTCTGTCCTCAAATTGTTTCTTATCTTTGAAAAGCACATTTTGAGAgcataaataaaagtgaaacacAGGTGACCAAAGCTTATCCACCACTGCCCTGAATGTGCTCGATTTGGGAGATGCTTGAAATGACATTCTTACTCAGAGCGACCACCATGAGAGCGGCGGGGACCCCAAAGGCCAGCGGGTAACACTCCCTCTGTTTGTGGATGCCACACTCCtgagctggacacacacacacacacacacacacacacacataaaagagTTGATTCAGctgctcaggtgtgtgttctgtgatgtgactgtgtttttttgggggtgttGGGGTCTACCTCTGAGCACAGGGGTGATGATGGTGGACAGCAGGCTGCCGGCGTTGATGGACAGGTAGAAGATGGAGAAGAAGGTTCCCCTCTGCTTCTCCTGTCAGACAAATCAAGACACGCAAATCGAAGCGATTAGCTGTAGAGTCacctttgcccccccccctcctccggccTTGACGGAGGCAAGCTGTGGTTCTAAGTTAATGAACAGCCAAGCGAAGATGAAACCCTGATAGAAGAAGTGCTGAGCAGATGCAGGTGATAGCGGCGCTTCCACCGCTGCGTTCTGTACATCGTGTACCGAGGAGAAAGGTCACTGTCTTCCTATTTTCCtcgcttcagtgtgtgtgtgtgtgtgtgtgttcggtgaATGATCATCTAACCTGATGGTCCTGAAACTGGTCTCCACCAAAAGCAGCCACGCAGGGTTTGATGCCTCCCGTTCCCAAAGCGATGAGCAGCAAACCCACCATGGACAGAGATCTGGCgacgacaacacacacacagagtgtgggtcagcacgtgtgtgtgtgtgtgtgtgtgtgtgtgtttctgttgagtCTGGCGTGTGTTCCACTCACATGTGGAAGGTCATGTTGTCCGGCGTGCCGTCCCTGTCCGTGTCCGTGATGTCGTGGATGGCGCTCACCGCCAGGATCACCTGTCCCGCCGCGTAGACGATGGACAGGTAGATGATGGTCCTGCGCAGACGGGAGGCTCAGACAGGCGGCCGGGACTCTTCCCGCTCGCTCACAACGTTTTCGAAACGGCCCAGTCGGGAAATTCCCCAAACAGACTCGGAACTCACTTGAACTTGCCGAGCCACGAGTCGGCCACGATGGCTCCCAGGATGGGCGTCAGGTAGCAGAGGGCGGCGAAGGTGTGGTAGATGGTGGTGGCGAAGTCGTCGTCCCATCCCAGGAAGTACTTGAAGTACAGAACCAGCACGGCTGCAGACACAGAAGAATACTGTTCATGTTACAAAGACACCACAATCgtaaaataaagttaaaaagaaCTATTGTTGCATTCAGAAAGTGCGAGTTGAATTCTTgtttttccacttgattcaCTTTTTCCCCGTAAAAACTGCCAGTTTTTATATACTGATCTGCTAAATCCCACCATCTGGGTACCTTGACAGTG contains:
- the LOC115383973 gene encoding solute carrier family 15 member 1-like, whose amino-acid sequence is MRAVLVLYFKYFLGWDDDFATTIYHTFAALCYLTPILGAIVADSWLGKFKTIIYLSIVYAAGQVILAVSAIHDITDTDRDGTPDNMTFHISLSMVGLLLIALGTGGIKPCVAAFGGDQFQDHQEKQRGTFFSIFYLSINAGSLLSTIITPVLRAQECGIHKQRECYPLAFGVPAALMVVALIVFIVGSGMYTKTAPQGNIMVKFCRCVGFAIKNRFRHRSSAYPKREHWMDWAEEKYDKLLIAQVKMVLKVLFLYIPLPMFWALFDQQGSRWTLQATTMNGDFGLLTIQPDQMQTINPILILVLVPIMDSLIYPLIAKCNLNFTALKRMTVGMFLAALAFVCAGLIQLQIDETLPKFPSGAEAQVKFINMIEGEAISVNAGGHVYELKPFDASADYLTFAEPFNLSVGGGAPYLQDLPDASRNTIIFRKDGGNPRPQRFSDITAKPEKGANSIRFLNGWTSKLNVTVGESSFGDIVANNMSVYVSVGQGEPQFKIMDASGNECVFTQSLGFGSSYTNVIPPTFAFGENCAASIRPIMDISPNSVHMALQIPQYFLMTAGEVVFSVTGLEFAYSQAPSNMKSVLQAGWLLTVAFGNIIVLIVAEAATLEEQWAEYILFASLLVVVCVIFSVMAYFYTYIDPMKIEAQFAHPDSDELKRKGSFDKNKVHDPHGKQRKDSDSSREGDRAAETKM